From the Coregonus clupeaformis isolate EN_2021a unplaced genomic scaffold, ASM2061545v1 scaf4789, whole genome shotgun sequence genome, the window atctctccctgtctctccccgtctctccctgtctctcttcatctctccctgtctctccctgtctctccctgtctctcctgtctctccacgTCTCTCAGCCTGCTCAACAACTACATGATCTGGAACCTGGTGCAGAAAGGAGCGTCCAGTCTAGACCAGCGCTTTGAGAACGCCCAGGACAAGCTGCTAGAGAGCCTGTATGGAACCAAGAAGGTGTGTTTTTAGGCTGAgtcctaaatggtaccctattccctatgtagtgcactacttttgactagggcccatatggctctggttaaaagtagtgcactagggataACCCTGCTTCAGGAAATACCTTGttagggccagtttcccggacacagattaagcctagtcctggactaaaaaggaatttcaatggagattctctgttgagcatgctttttagtcctggactaggcttaatctgtgtcaggGTAACTGGACCTGGTGATTTTTATGTGAGACTGTGTTTTGGCTCATAGCAAGGAATGTGTGCTGCCACACACTTTTCCAAAAACCAAAAGTATAGAATAAACAGCTGGTGAGAAACGTATCTTGGTTGTGTGTTCGCTCAGTCCTGCACACCTCGATGGCAGACCTGCATTGGGAACACAGATGACACACTCGGCTTCGCCCTGGGAGCACTCTTTGTCAAAGCGACGTTTGATAAACACAGCAAAGAGATTGTGAGTATAATAGGCGCACAACTTCATTTACGTCGATTCAAGTGTTTTACCATCGTGAATGATGCATGACTGTCCCCTAGTGGTTACCATGTGTAGGCCTAATGAAAGGTCATCATAAGACATTATTCAAATTTTCATGAATAGAGCTATTTTAAATGCTTATAAATGTTTCCGAATACTTTTGTATAATGTTATAAATGCTTATGAATTGTACAGATTATAATGTTTATATATTTCTTATAATTATTATAAATGTTTACAATTAATTAAATACTAATTTAGTAATAGTTCCCTGTCCTGCGGAGGGGAGAGACAaatatagagagagtagagactggATAAAGGAGAGAAACAAACGGAAATTAAATGGAGAGATTGTTATTGGGTAGAGAAAAGAGGGGCAAGTAGAAGCGAGAGAcatggaaggggagagagaggaggcacaGAGGAAGGATGGGCAGTTTTATAAAGGTTGGAAATAGACGGTCACGCGCAAGTGTTCTTGGTTTTTATTATCATTTGGGAGGGATGGGCTGGTTCGGATATGCCGCGGGTATTTAGTCCATATCTAAGTGTAATTGTAAAAGAAGGATCTACATCAtctttccctctttcttcctTCTTACATTTCATTTCTGTCTCTCACCCCACAATCAGGCAGAGGGGATGATCAATGAGATCCGTACTGCCTTCAAAGATGCTCTTGATCACCTCAAATGGATGGACAAACAAACGCGTCAGGCAGCCAAGGACAAGGTCAGAGATGAAGTTACACACTGGATAGGCTACGTATGGGTGCCAGAGGCTATCTATGTCTGtgaaagaatgtgtgtgtgtgtgtgtgtgtgtgtgtgtttgtgtgcgcgtgtgtgtgtgtgtgcgcgtgcgtgcatcCCTGTGcatgtgtaagagagagaggacagggagggagtAATATGGGTGAACAGTTTACAATAGAGTAGGTGGAATAGATTGAGATAGCCCTCTTTGTCCTGGCCTCCAAATAATGGAACCAGGAAGTTTCTTGTCCCCTTCCTCCATCTTGCCCTCTCTTATCCCTTTTGCTCTCTTGGTCTTCAGGCGGACGCCATCTACGACATGATTGGATTCCCTGACTTCATCCTGGAACCCAAAGAACTGGATGATGTTTATGATGGGGTGAGTTGGTGCCTTTTGTTGAGTTGTGTCATGATTGAACCCCTTACATTGAACAGCTGGGATTTCTTCAAACAAGTTGAAGGTGAAATGACAAGGACACCTTTtgatgtttctgatcagtgagtAATTCTCTATacgccctgtctgtctgtatgtatgtctgtctctccacAGTATGACGTCTCGGAAGAAAACTTCTTCCAGAACACACTCAACTTCTGCAACTTCTCCGCCAGGGTGATGGCCGATCAGCTCCATAAGTCCGCCCAACAGGGACCAGTGAGTCTTCATCAGCTacactcatcatcatcatcattatcattatcaaCATCACCATCGTCATTCGATCGGAAATTGCACTCTATTCCCTGTAAAGTGCACAAATTTGACTCTGGTCAAACACTACATTAATTGAGATGCTGTTTGCTCCAGTGGTGTCTGGTGTCacggaggacgggctcattgtattgGCTTGACCGGAatgaatggaacggtatcaaacacataccATTCCA encodes:
- the LOC123490785 gene encoding endothelin-converting enzyme 2-like; the protein is LDYLSSALSPLDLNDTEPVVLYAKEYLQQVSDLINKTERSLLNNYMIWNLVQKGASSLDQRFENAQDKLLESLYGTKKSCTPRWQTCIGNTDDTLGFALGALFVKATFDKHSKEIAEGMINEIRTAFKDALDHLKWMDKQTRQAAKDKADAIYDMIGFPDFILEPKELDDVYDGYDVSEENFFQNTLNFCNFSARVMADQLHKSAQQGP